Proteins from a genomic interval of Chanodichthys erythropterus isolate Z2021 chromosome 8, ASM2448905v1, whole genome shotgun sequence:
- the LOC137024868 gene encoding E3 SUMO-protein ligase ZBED1-like, whose translation MIQRILEQEKAITQVLAADRSTRHLVPTWQDIDVLDSVSKALGPLLDFTDALSSENYVTVSCLKPTLHLFKSELLQGKDEDSDLTKTIKRSILDYMNTKYSDLEVQEMINMATILDPRFRTQYMSQEEILVIKARVVREVEFLSVMPRYAGSATPVTTAESTKEAQSASKKQKKSLGSFFKKPAAEMTSLSEAEKIEAELNNYLHGPLADGESNPLMWWKVHEGNFPNISRLVKKYLCIPATSTPSERVFSAAGNVVTCQRSLLKPATVNMLVFLTKNLKV comes from the coding sequence ATGATTCAGCGGATACTTGAGCAAGAGAAGGCCATTACGCAAGTCTTGGCTGCTGACAGGTCAACCAGGCATCTGGTGCCTACTTGGCAGGATATTGATGTCCTAGACTCTGTCAGTAAGGCACTTGGGCCTCTTCTTGATTTTACAGATGCCCTCTCTTCTGAAAACTATGTCACAGTGTCATGCTTGAAACCTACTCTTCACCTTTTCAAAAGTGAGCTGCTGCAGGGGAAAGATGAAGACTCAGATCTCACCAAGACAATTAAAAGATCAATACTGGACTACATGAACACCAAATATAGTGACCTAGAGGTTCAGGAAATGATCAACATGGCAACAATTCTTGATCCACGCTTCCGCACTCAGTATATGAGTCAAGAAGAGATCCTGGTCATCAAAGCCAGAGTAGTCAGAGAGGTGGAATTCCTTTCTGTCATGCCAAGATATGCAGGCTCTGCTACCCCTGTAACGACAGCTGAATCAACAAAAGAAGCTCAGAGCGCATCTAAAAAGCAGAAGAAGAGTCTTGGAAGTTTTTTCAAGAAACCAGCTGCTGAGATGACCAGCCTTTCTGAAGCAGAGAAAATTGAGGCTGAATTAAACAACTACCTTCATGGGCCACTTGCAGATGGTGAAAGCAATCCCCTTATGTGGTGGAAGGTACACGAGGGGAATTTCCCTAACATCAGTCGTTTGGTGAAAAAGTACTTGTGCATCCCCGCCACAAGTACACCCTCAGAGAGGGTGTTCAGCGCTGCTGGAAATGTAGTGACTTGCCAAAGGTCTCTTCTGAAACCAGCTACAGTGAATATGTTAGTCTTCTTGACCAAAAATCTTAAGGTGTGA